A genome region from Neptunomonas japonica JAMM 1380 includes the following:
- a CDS encoding TatD family hydrolase, whose amino-acid sequence MFELIDIGVNLTDKRFRNDIEDVVQRAKAAHIRAMLLTGTSLSSSEQAVALCQQYPEYLYATVGVHPHDASSLNDQVLDELFALSQHPCVVAIGETGLDFNRNFSTPDEQVLALNNQIELAKTAKLPLFLHDREATSTQINILKPFASHLEGAVLHCFTGNKDALFSYLDLGCYIGITGWVCDERRGLELKSLVKEIPNDRLLLETDAPYLLPRDLPFKAKKGRNEPAFLQHIASSVAALRHTSIEQLAAQTTTNTRRLFSI is encoded by the coding sequence ATGTTTGAATTAATAGATATTGGTGTCAATCTGACTGACAAGCGTTTTCGTAATGATATTGAAGACGTTGTTCAACGTGCCAAAGCCGCGCATATCAGAGCTATGCTGCTAACAGGGACATCTTTATCATCATCTGAGCAGGCAGTGGCATTATGCCAACAATACCCCGAATACTTGTATGCTACTGTGGGTGTTCATCCACATGATGCATCTTCACTTAATGACCAAGTACTTGACGAACTGTTTGCTCTGAGCCAACACCCCTGTGTTGTGGCTATCGGTGAAACAGGCCTCGATTTTAATCGCAATTTTTCAACACCTGACGAGCAAGTACTGGCACTAAATAATCAAATTGAGTTAGCCAAAACAGCTAAGCTCCCTCTCTTTCTTCATGATAGAGAAGCAACATCGACACAAATCAACATACTCAAACCTTTCGCATCACATTTAGAAGGCGCAGTTTTACATTGCTTTACTGGCAATAAAGACGCCCTGTTTAGTTATTTAGATTTAGGCTGTTATATTGGTATTACGGGGTGGGTTTGTGACGAGCGTAGAGGACTTGAACTTAAATCACTCGTAAAAGAAATCCCTAATGATCGGCTACTCCTTGAAACCGATGCCCCCTACCTACTTCCTCGAGATTTGCCTTTCAAAGCCAAAAAAGGCCGAAACGAGCCAGCCTTTCTGCAACATATAGCATCAAGCGTAGCCGCTTTAAGGCATACATCTATAGAGCAACTAGCTGCGCAAACCACGACAAATACTCGCCGCCTTTTTTCTATATAG
- a CDS encoding transglycosylase SLT domain-containing protein gives MLKIKNLLSAVTIVSASLGSILPAHFVHADTSERQLYTQAKAAFEKKDMPLADKLTAQLKNYPLVPYLHTRQIKRDIAKLNDTFVSDFINEHKATPFADDVQSARLNNFLRQKKWNAFTKAYAAFPIKSRRFQCQLGNAQLQLGHKKQAFVSAQRLWLVGYSQHSACDPLFAQWTAQGKLTSSLAYQRFWLAIQKKNFALAKYLARFISKPVHKKESELFWAVKDKPSLIENATLLKAKTPQHGIIAAYAIRQIARKDINKAANLWLRDRERLTLSQEVTDKTNSYFGMRYAKGFRSNAVQMLAKLDPNYSYEKLTEWRIRLELAKQDWEDTLTLIDKLPTNLKNEGRWVYWKETATHRLNPKKYQVNYGEVIKERSFYGFLASETTNSPFYLNHRPSGITTAHKNKLSELAAFKRIKELLALDYQYAARVEWNRLSKQLSTNDQLAMAHVAYDWGWYDQAIRGAARIKAWDDLDIRFANPHKSLFEELANERGIYQTWAVAVARQESAWHQYARSRVGARGLMQLMPATAKMTAKKFDIKYSGVNQLFTPRTNISLGTAYLAQVLGTFNGNRVYATAAYNAGPHRVKKWLKARSNVPLDVWIETIPFDETRNYVQNVLAFSVIYDVMAARNASLLSSVKPNSLALSINMKNSKPTL, from the coding sequence ATGTTAAAAATTAAAAATTTGTTATCTGCGGTAACAATCGTTAGCGCCTCGTTGGGCTCCATTTTACCCGCTCATTTTGTACATGCAGACACCTCAGAACGTCAACTATACACCCAAGCAAAAGCCGCCTTTGAGAAGAAGGATATGCCTTTAGCCGATAAGCTGACGGCACAACTGAAAAACTACCCTTTAGTTCCTTACTTACACACCAGACAGATCAAGCGAGATATTGCCAAGCTTAATGATACATTCGTCAGCGACTTCATCAACGAACACAAAGCAACCCCGTTCGCTGATGATGTGCAAAGTGCCAGATTAAACAACTTTTTACGACAAAAAAAATGGAATGCGTTCACTAAAGCCTATGCAGCGTTTCCAATTAAAAGTCGTCGATTCCAATGCCAACTAGGTAACGCTCAATTACAGCTTGGCCATAAAAAACAAGCATTCGTGAGCGCTCAACGACTTTGGTTAGTTGGCTACTCTCAACACTCAGCCTGCGATCCACTATTTGCGCAGTGGACGGCACAGGGAAAACTAACTTCCTCGCTAGCTTATCAACGTTTTTGGCTAGCCATACAAAAAAAGAATTTCGCATTAGCCAAATATTTAGCGCGATTTATTAGTAAGCCCGTTCATAAAAAAGAGAGCGAGCTTTTTTGGGCAGTTAAAGACAAACCTAGCCTCATTGAAAATGCAACACTCCTCAAAGCAAAAACACCACAGCACGGTATAATTGCAGCCTATGCTATCCGCCAAATCGCACGCAAAGATATTAATAAAGCCGCTAATTTATGGCTTCGTGATCGCGAGCGACTAACGCTTAGCCAAGAGGTTACTGATAAAACCAATAGTTATTTTGGCATGCGATACGCCAAAGGGTTTCGCAGCAATGCCGTGCAAATGTTAGCCAAACTTGACCCCAACTATTCATATGAAAAGCTAACGGAATGGCGCATACGCTTAGAACTTGCCAAGCAAGATTGGGAAGACACACTGACACTAATAGATAAGCTTCCTACCAATCTAAAAAACGAAGGCCGCTGGGTTTACTGGAAAGAGACAGCAACACATAGACTTAATCCTAAAAAATACCAGGTTAACTACGGCGAAGTAATTAAAGAAAGAAGCTTTTACGGCTTCCTTGCTTCAGAAACTACCAACAGCCCTTTTTACTTGAACCATCGACCTTCTGGTATTACCACTGCACATAAAAACAAACTAAGTGAGCTTGCAGCATTTAAACGCATAAAAGAGTTATTAGCATTAGATTATCAATACGCTGCACGTGTTGAGTGGAATCGCTTGAGCAAACAGCTCTCGACCAACGACCAGCTCGCAATGGCTCACGTAGCATATGATTGGGGCTGGTATGATCAGGCAATTCGTGGGGCTGCTCGCATTAAAGCATGGGATGACCTCGATATTCGTTTTGCAAACCCTCACAAATCCCTATTTGAAGAGCTAGCTAACGAGAGAGGAATCTACCAGACATGGGCAGTAGCGGTTGCTCGACAAGAAAGTGCATGGCATCAGTATGCTCGCTCACGCGTAGGGGCACGTGGCCTCATGCAGCTAATGCCCGCTACAGCAAAAATGACAGCAAAGAAATTTGATATCAAGTATAGCGGCGTAAACCAGCTGTTCACGCCACGAACTAACATTTCATTAGGCACCGCATATTTAGCACAAGTACTCGGTACATTTAATGGAAACCGTGTTTATGCTACAGCAGCTTATAATGCTGGCCCGCATCGTGTTAAAAAATGGTTAAAGGCACGTAGTAACGTCCCCTTAGACGTTTGGATTGAAACAATTCCATTTGATGAGACGCGTAACTATGTGCAAAACGTTTTAGCATTTAGTGTTATTTATGACGTAATGGCTGCCAGAAATGCAAGTTTACTCAGCTCAGTTAAACCTAACTCCTTGGCTCTGAGTATCAATATGAAAAATAGCAAACCAACACTGTGA
- a CDS encoding glutaredoxin family protein, translating into MQNFVFLTTQGCHLCEVAEGLLVVGLDPERHQVDVIDIAYDDALLESYGERIPVLKNEGTQAELSWPFDAEQLERFVVLKV; encoded by the coding sequence ATGCAAAATTTTGTTTTTCTGACGACTCAAGGTTGTCATTTATGTGAGGTGGCGGAGGGATTGCTGGTGGTAGGTCTTGATCCAGAGCGTCATCAGGTAGATGTTATCGATATAGCTTATGATGATGCGTTGCTGGAGAGTTATGGGGAGCGTATTCCTGTCCTTAAAAATGAAGGTACACAAGCCGAGCTCAGTTGGCCCTTTGATGCTGAGCAGCTAGAGCGCTTTGTCGTTTTAAAGGTGTAG
- a CDS encoding methyl-accepting chemotaxis protein: MSIRSPQQSGVSSGAPFLDARVKAYCFSFIAISLCSSFYITYAYELNAIWLIPPLLTSYIAYRLLVNTGYVFSALQQIHQTLEQANNGEFHARITRTKKLGEVGKVAWEVNDFLDKVESYFKEVDSCFTHVSRGEYDRPALHKGLPGLLKQSLNNINFALLEMKKGTETVAANALHSELHSLNGRHLITNLRQTQNDLLQISEEMKKVEAIVQENGTAAQHSQQAVSKMVTALDNISSTISSIASVVSKLGEDSAKITDSLSMITGIADQTNLLALNAAIEAARAGEQGRGFAVVADEVKALSRRTKDAAVEVTSTITDFSMHVHEMIDQAESSNKMAAEASIIVSGFKTQFDTFASSANETLRAITHTKSQAFGSLVKADHVIFKQNGYIALDHSMDRQNEIDATSVTHHNCRLGKWYYEGAGAEFFSNTTAYSKLEAPHAAVHLAIQNAVALRDSNWAGDSRIRQEIINAMARAENESDKILQYIDSMIDEHHNHRQG; encoded by the coding sequence ATGAGTATTCGCAGCCCACAACAATCTGGTGTCAGCTCTGGTGCGCCGTTCTTAGATGCCCGCGTTAAAGCATATTGCTTTAGCTTTATTGCCATATCACTTTGTAGCTCCTTCTATATTACTTATGCTTATGAATTAAACGCCATTTGGCTTATTCCTCCTCTCCTTACTAGCTACATCGCTTACCGTTTACTCGTAAATACCGGTTATGTTTTTAGTGCTTTGCAACAAATCCATCAAACACTGGAGCAAGCAAACAATGGTGAGTTCCACGCACGCATAACACGTACAAAAAAACTAGGTGAAGTCGGAAAAGTAGCCTGGGAAGTTAATGACTTTCTCGACAAAGTAGAATCCTACTTTAAGGAAGTGGACTCTTGCTTCACCCATGTCTCACGAGGCGAATATGATAGGCCTGCATTACATAAAGGCCTACCCGGTCTACTGAAGCAGTCCCTCAACAATATAAATTTCGCCCTCCTTGAGATGAAAAAAGGTACTGAAACAGTGGCGGCTAATGCATTACATTCAGAGCTACATTCTCTAAATGGTAGGCACTTAATTACTAACCTGCGTCAAACACAAAATGATCTACTACAGATCAGCGAGGAGATGAAAAAAGTAGAGGCTATCGTCCAAGAAAATGGTACCGCCGCCCAACACAGCCAGCAAGCTGTAAGCAAAATGGTAACAGCGCTTGATAATATATCCTCGACCATCAGCTCTATCGCTTCCGTTGTGAGTAAGCTTGGCGAAGACAGTGCTAAAATCACTGATTCCCTATCAATGATTACCGGCATTGCAGATCAAACTAACCTACTAGCACTTAACGCTGCGATTGAAGCCGCCAGGGCCGGAGAGCAAGGCCGCGGCTTTGCTGTTGTTGCTGACGAAGTAAAAGCCCTTTCACGGCGCACCAAAGACGCAGCCGTTGAAGTTACATCCACCATTACCGATTTCAGCATGCATGTTCATGAAATGATTGATCAAGCAGAAAGCTCCAATAAAATGGCAGCAGAAGCCAGCATTATAGTGTCAGGCTTTAAAACTCAGTTTGATACATTTGCAAGCAGTGCTAATGAGACCTTACGTGCTATAACACATACGAAAAGCCAAGCATTTGGCTCCCTAGTGAAAGCAGATCATGTGATATTTAAACAAAATGGTTACATTGCTTTAGACCACTCAATGGACCGCCAAAATGAGATTGACGCAACATCGGTTACTCATCACAACTGCCGCTTAGGTAAATGGTATTACGAAGGAGCTGGAGCCGAGTTCTTCAGTAACACCACAGCCTACTCCAAACTAGAGGCACCACATGCCGCCGTTCACTTAGCAATACAAAATGCTGTTGCTCTTCGAGATTCCAATTGGGCTGGTGATTCACGCATCAGACAAGAAATTATTAACGCTATGGCACGCGCAGAAAATGAGAGTGACAAGATTCTGCAATATATTGACAGTATGATTGATGAACATCATAACCACAGGCAAGGCTAA
- a CDS encoding PAS domain-containing protein translates to MKPKITPIDHEVSLSDNEFIVSKTDPKGLVTYVNRTFMSTAGYPESALLGKQHNIIRHPDMPRGTFKLLWDTLQKEEEFFGYVKNLCKDGSYYWVFANITPDYDAKGQLRGYYSVRRKPLRHAINTMIPIYQKMLEIEKKSNTKDAAANSLAYLNEKLASLNTTYPHLMLSLNDTEEQA, encoded by the coding sequence ATGAAGCCAAAAATCACACCTATCGACCATGAAGTTTCACTTAGTGACAATGAATTTATCGTCAGTAAAACTGACCCGAAAGGTTTAGTCACATACGTTAACCGTACATTTATGAGTACTGCAGGATACCCTGAGTCAGCTTTGCTAGGAAAACAACATAACATCATTCGTCATCCCGATATGCCAAGAGGTACATTTAAACTGTTATGGGATACTTTGCAAAAAGAGGAAGAATTTTTTGGTTATGTGAAAAATTTATGTAAAGACGGTAGCTATTACTGGGTATTTGCGAACATTACTCCAGATTATGATGCAAAGGGACAATTGCGCGGTTACTACTCCGTTAGAAGAAAACCCTTACGACATGCTATCAACACTATGATTCCTATATATCAAAAAATGTTAGAAATAGAAAAAAAGAGTAACACCAAGGATGCAGCAGCAAATTCACTGGCCTACCTTAACGAAAAACTCGCATCACTTAATACCACCTATCCACATTTAATGCTGAGTCTGAACGATACAGAGGAGCAGGCATGA